A stretch of the Fusobacterium varium genome encodes the following:
- a CDS encoding ATP-binding protein, which produces MKLVNIVKSYGDKKVLDGITLDIEEGKVTAILGESGSGKSTLLNIIAGKIKDYKGKIVFETETEKGISYIFQEDTLIPWKTVYGNLEFVLKKKIPIDKIELRIKKYLKMVGLEGIENEYPNALSGGMKRRVGIARAFSFPSNYLFMDEPFEFLDIKIKNEIIEYFIKLQDIENKTVIFITHDIESAVSLGEKIVVFSNKPTKIKKIFENPYPKEKNTEKKEKLKNEIKKLFL; this is translated from the coding sequence ATGAAACTGGTAAATATAGTTAAATCCTATGGAGATAAAAAAGTTTTAGATGGAATAACTTTGGATATTGAAGAAGGAAAAGTTACTGCTATATTAGGGGAATCAGGTTCAGGAAAGAGTACTCTTCTCAATATAATAGCTGGAAAAATAAAAGATTATAAAGGTAAAATAGTTTTTGAAACTGAAACTGAAAAAGGAATATCATATATATTTCAGGAAGATACTCTTATTCCATGGAAAACGGTTTATGGGAATCTGGAATTTGTATTAAAGAAAAAAATACCAATTGATAAAATAGAGTTAAGAATAAAAAAATATCTTAAAATGGTAGGATTAGAAGGAATAGAAAATGAATATCCTAATGCACTTAGTGGAGGAATGAAAAGAAGAGTCGGAATAGCAAGAGCATTTTCCTTTCCTTCAAATTATCTTTTTATGGATGAACCATTTGAGTTTTTAGATATAAAAATAAAAAATGAAATAATAGAATATTTTATAAAACTTCAAGATATAGAAAATAAAACTGTAATTTTTATAACTCATGACATAGAGTCAGCAGTTTCTTTAGGTGAAAAAATAGTGGTATTTAGCAATAAACCTACAAAAATAAAAAAGATATTTGAAAATCCTTATCCAAAAGAAAAAAATACAGAAAAAAAAGAAAAATTAAAGAATGAAATAAAAAAATTATTCTTGTAA
- a CDS encoding putative transcriptional repressor, with amino-acid sequence MNENIKKVNEVLEDFYKLFFKTEDMALKRGIKCLTHTELHLIEAIGQDSLTMNELAERIGITMGTATVAVSKLTEKGFIARVRSNSDRRKVFVSLTPKGAKALAYHNNYHKMIMSTLTEDIADKDLTHFIEVFEVILNALRGKTDYFKPLLITEFPIGTKVSVVEIKGTPIVQNFFASHGIENFTVLEIMESSDKDNFILKKADGDLLVLDILDAKNLIGIKNE; translated from the coding sequence ATGAATGAAAACATAAAAAAAGTTAATGAAGTATTGGAAGATTTCTACAAATTATTTTTTAAAACTGAAGATATGGCTCTTAAAAGAGGGATAAAATGCCTTACTCATACTGAGCTTCACTTAATAGAAGCTATAGGACAGGATTCCCTTACTATGAATGAACTGGCAGAAAGAATTGGTATAACTATGGGAACTGCTACTGTTGCTGTTTCTAAACTTACAGAAAAAGGATTTATTGCTAGAGTAAGATCAAATTCTGACAGAAGAAAAGTTTTTGTATCTTTGACTCCTAAAGGAGCTAAAGCTTTAGCTTATCATAATAACTATCACAAAATGATAATGTCTACACTTACAGAAGATATTGCTGATAAAGACCTTACTCATTTTATTGAAGTATTTGAAGTAATTTTAAATGCCCTTAGAGGAAAAACAGATTATTTTAAACCTCTTCTTATTACAGAATTTCCAATAGGAACAAAAGTTTCTGTAGTAGAGATAAAGGGAACTCCGATTGTTCAAAATTTCTTTGCAAGTCATGGAATAGAAAACTTTACAGTGCTTGAAATAATGGAAAGCAGTGATAAAGATAATTTCATTTTGAAAAAAGCTGATGGAGATCTTTTGGTTTTAGACATTCTTGATGCTAAAAATTTAATTGGTATAAAAAACGAATAA
- the rpe gene encoding ribulose-phosphate 3-epimerase codes for MNDIKIAPSILSADFSKLGEEVIAIDKAGADYVHIDVMDGMFVPNITFGAPVIKAIRNKTKLIFDVHLMIEKPERYIDDFVKSGADIITVHAESTVHLHRVIQQIKAHGIKAGISLNPSTPVDILKYVINDIDMVLVMSVNPGFGGQKFINSAIDKIKDVRKLSKKVDIQVDGGITADTIGKCIEAGANIFVAGSYVFSGDYKERINSLKRG; via the coding sequence ATGAATGATATCAAGATAGCTCCTTCTATCCTATCAGCTGACTTCAGTAAGCTGGGTGAAGAAGTAATTGCAATAGATAAAGCTGGAGCTGACTATGTTCATATAGATGTTATGGATGGAATGTTTGTTCCTAATATAACTTTTGGAGCTCCTGTTATAAAAGCTATAAGAAACAAAACTAAACTTATATTTGATGTACACTTAATGATTGAAAAACCAGAAAGATATATTGATGACTTTGTTAAATCTGGAGCTGATATAATTACTGTACATGCAGAATCTACTGTACATCTTCATAGAGTTATTCAACAAATAAAAGCACATGGAATAAAAGCAGGTATATCTCTTAACCCTTCTACTCCAGTAGATATCCTTAAGTATGTTATTAATGATATAGATATGGTTTTGGTTATGAGTGTTAATCCAGGTTTTGGAGGACAAAAATTTATTAACAGTGCAATAGATAAAATAAAAGATGTAAGAAAACTCAGTAAAAAAGTAGATATTCAAGTTGATGGTGGAATTACAGCTGACACTATTGGAAAATGTATTGAAGCTGGAGCAAATATTTTTGTTGCTGGTTCATATGTTTTTTCTGGAGATTACAAAGAAAGAATAAATTCTTTAAAGAGAGGTTAA
- a CDS encoding ribosome biogenesis GTPase RsgA: MERPLVANIDYIVIQFAGKDPVIDYERLNTLILNSFYYKIAPVVVVNKIDLLTKVEIEDIKKNLDFLKNLEIPYFLISEKENIGVDQLKVFIQNKITAFGGPSGVGKSSIINLLQNVKILETGETSKRLRRGKHTTKDTNLLPLPGGGFIIDTPGFSSIELPYIKDVQELISLFPEFKTDKSCKFYNCLHLNEPNCIIKDMVTNGEISPVRYDFYKKTYEKLKNERWNKYE; encoded by the coding sequence TTGGAAAGACCTTTAGTAGCAAATATAGATTATATTGTTATTCAATTTGCTGGAAAAGATCCGGTTATTGATTATGAAAGACTCAATACTCTTATCCTTAATAGTTTTTATTATAAAATAGCACCAGTTGTTGTTGTAAATAAAATAGATCTTCTTACCAAAGTAGAAATTGAAGATATTAAAAAAAATTTAGATTTTCTTAAAAATTTAGAAATACCTTATTTCCTTATTTCTGAAAAAGAAAATATTGGTGTAGACCAGCTGAAAGTTTTTATCCAAAATAAAATAACAGCTTTTGGAGGTCCTAGTGGTGTAGGAAAATCAAGCATTATAAATCTTTTACAAAATGTTAAAATCCTTGAAACTGGTGAAACAAGTAAAAGATTGAGAAGAGGTAAACATACAACCAAAGATACTAATCTTCTTCCTCTGCCAGGAGGTGGATTTATCATAGATACTCCTGGTTTTTCATCTATAGAACTGCCTTACATAAAAGATGTTCAGGAGCTAATTTCATTATTTCCTGAGTTCAAAACTGATAAAAGTTGTAAATTTTATAATTGTTTGCATTTGAACGAACCAAATTGTATAATTAAAGATATGGTTACTAATGGAGAAATTTCTCCTGTAAGATATGATTTCTATAAAAAAACATATGAAAAATTAAAAAATGAGAGGTGGAATAAGTATGAATGA
- the spk1 gene encoding serine/threonine-protein kinase PK-1, producing the protein MNKKSICFSFLTLIAIVLIAFFSFKIFEKIYFNETFYSVPDLKTLTLAEAEKMLENNELNIRNMGEEFSDLPVGEIFLQEPEAGNIVKKNRNIKVWISKGEALVEVPELKGMNFLDAKAIAEQKGLIIDRVATTKANIAYNEVISTDPATGTLLRRGQRISFLINGSEQLMDVRVPDIIGIEINKAKEILTENSLLIGKITYVSLPEIEKDLVIETSVLAGRKVSAGTVIDITVNKEN; encoded by the coding sequence ATGAATAAAAAGTCAATATGTTTCTCTTTTCTTACTTTAATAGCTATCGTTTTAATAGCTTTCTTTTCATTTAAAATATTTGAAAAAATATACTTCAATGAAACTTTCTATTCTGTTCCAGATTTAAAAACTCTAACTTTAGCTGAAGCTGAAAAGATGTTAGAAAATAATGAACTGAATATCAGAAATATGGGTGAAGAGTTTTCTGATCTTCCTGTTGGAGAGATATTTCTTCAGGAACCTGAAGCTGGAAATATTGTAAAGAAGAATAGAAATATTAAAGTATGGATAAGTAAAGGGGAAGCTCTTGTAGAAGTTCCTGAATTAAAAGGAATGAACTTTCTAGATGCTAAGGCTATTGCTGAACAAAAAGGCCTCATTATAGACAGAGTTGCTACCACAAAAGCCAATATTGCATACAATGAAGTTATATCAACTGATCCAGCAACTGGGACTCTGCTCAGAAGGGGGCAAAGAATATCCTTTCTTATCAACGGTTCTGAACAGCTTATGGATGTAAGAGTTCCTGATATTATTGGTATTGAGATAAATAAAGCTAAAGAAATTCTTACAGAAAACTCTCTTCTTATTGGTAAGATAACTTATGTATCTCTTCCAGAAATAGAAAAAGATTTAGTTATTGAAACAAGTGTCTTAGCTGGAAGAAAAGTTTCAGCTGGTACAGTAATCGATATAACAGTAAATAAAGAAAACTAG
- the hpt gene encoding hypoxanthine phosphoribosyltransferase — protein sequence MDYTIETLIPREAVEKRIKELASEIEKDYKGREVIVLGLLKGSVIFMSDLIKEIDIPLVIDFMSVSSYGNGTNSTGIVKILKDTDFDLKDKEILIVEDIIDTGLTLKYVREFIESKGTKSVAICTLLDKPSRRKVEIKGDYVGFEIPDEFVVGYGLDYAQHHRNLPYVGMVVKK from the coding sequence TTGGATTATACAATTGAAACATTGATACCAAGAGAAGCAGTGGAAAAAAGAATAAAGGAACTTGCTTCTGAAATAGAAAAAGATTACAAGGGCAGAGAAGTAATAGTTTTAGGATTGTTGAAAGGCTCTGTTATTTTTATGAGTGATCTTATAAAAGAAATAGATATACCTTTAGTAATTGATTTTATGAGTGTATCAAGTTATGGAAATGGAACTAACAGTACTGGGATAGTAAAAATATTAAAAGATACTGATTTTGATTTGAAAGATAAGGAAATTCTTATTGTAGAAGATATAATTGATACAGGACTTACTTTAAAATATGTAAGAGAATTTATAGAATCTAAAGGAACAAAAAGTGTAGCAATATGTACTCTTTTAGATAAGCCAAGCAGAAGAAAGGTAGAGATTAAAGGAGATTATGTTGGTTTTGAAATTCCTGATGAATTTGTAGTAGGGTATGGTTTAGACTATGCTCAGCATCATAGAAATCTACCATATGTAGGAATGGTAGTAAAAAAATAG
- a CDS encoding 16S ribosomal RNA methyltransferase, translating into MSFKHKKKFGQNFLTDQKEVLRKIMEVSSVNQNDTVLEIGPGEGALTALLLEKAQKVVTIEIDRDLEKILRKKFNENPKYTLVMNDVLETDLKEYITVGTKVVANIPYYITSPIINKLIENRGVIDEIYIMVQKEVAERICAKKGKERSVLTLAVEYFGKAEYLFTIPKEAFTPIPKVDSAFMSIKLYKDDKYKKIVDEDIFFKYVKAAFANKRKNLLNNFTTMGISKDELRKILDEVGIKETERAENLTIEDFINLIAVFEKK; encoded by the coding sequence ATGTCCTTTAAGCATAAAAAAAAATTTGGTCAGAATTTTCTTACTGATCAAAAAGAAGTTTTAAGAAAAATAATGGAAGTATCATCTGTAAATCAAAATGATACTGTTCTTGAGATAGGACCAGGAGAAGGGGCATTAACTGCATTGCTTCTGGAAAAAGCTCAAAAAGTGGTTACTATAGAGATAGACAGAGATTTAGAAAAAATATTGAGAAAAAAATTTAATGAAAATCCAAAATATACTCTTGTAATGAATGATGTTTTAGAGACTGATTTAAAAGAATATATAACAGTAGGAACAAAAGTTGTTGCTAATATTCCATATTATATAACCTCACCAATTATAAATAAACTCATTGAAAACAGGGGTGTAATAGATGAAATATATATAATGGTACAAAAAGAAGTTGCTGAAAGAATATGTGCTAAAAAAGGTAAAGAAAGAAGTGTTCTTACACTTGCAGTTGAATATTTTGGTAAAGCTGAGTATTTGTTTACTATACCTAAAGAAGCTTTTACACCTATTCCAAAGGTGGATTCAGCTTTTATGTCTATAAAACTTTACAAAGATGATAAATATAAAAAAATTGTAGATGAAGATATATTTTTCAAATATGTAAAAGCGGCTTTTGCTAATAAAAGAAAAAATCTGTTAAATAATTTTACAACTATGGGAATATCTAAAGATGAGTTAAGAAAAATTTTGGATGAAGTTGGTATAAAGGAAACAGAAAGAGCTGAAAATCTTACTATAGAGGATTTTATAAACTTGATAGCTGTGTTTGAAAAAAAATAA